One region of Candidatus Delongbacteria bacterium genomic DNA includes:
- the rfbD gene encoding dTDP-4-dehydrorhamnose reductase, producing the protein MKILVTGANGQLGTAFKNVIHDAIFFGRELDITSYNTLDNYLSSVKIDLIINCAAYTKVDKAEDEKEEALKVNTSSIENLVKLQEKYNFSIIHFSTDYVFDGKSSRPYRETDQTCPINYYGQTKLASEDILIKNSNNYLIFRISWLYYRFGYNFVKTMLNIMGNGKDLNIVSDQIGSPTNAFDLADVINKIINNCGYNFTDFKGIYNFSNEGVASWYDFAKAISRIKNYNNEIKPILTKDYPTAAKRPSLSVLDKSKVKSELNVNTIHWYDSLERELKEFL; encoded by the coding sequence ATGAAAATTCTAGTAACTGGAGCTAATGGTCAACTTGGAACAGCTTTTAAAAATGTTATTCATGATGCCATTTTTTTTGGAAGAGAACTTGATATTACATCATATAATACACTGGATAATTATTTATCAAGCGTAAAAATTGATTTAATCATAAATTGTGCAGCTTATACAAAAGTTGATAAAGCTGAAGATGAAAAAGAAGAAGCATTGAAAGTTAATACAAGTTCAATTGAAAATCTTGTTAAGCTTCAGGAAAAGTATAATTTTTCAATAATTCATTTTTCAACTGATTATGTATTTGACGGTAAAAGCTCCCGACCTTATAGAGAGACAGATCAAACTTGTCCTATAAATTATTATGGTCAAACAAAGCTAGCTAGTGAAGATATTCTGATTAAAAATAGCAATAATTATCTGATATTTAGAATATCATGGTTATACTATAGATTTGGTTATAATTTTGTAAAAACTATGCTTAATATAATGGGAAATGGTAAGGATTTAAACATAGTTTCTGATCAAATTGGATCTCCAACAAACGCTTTTGACTTAGCTGATGTGATCAACAAAATAATCAATAATTGTGGATATAATTTCACCGATTTTAAAGGTATATACAATTTCTCAAACGAAGGAGTAGCCTCGTGGTATGATTTTGCAAAGGCGATTTCCAGGATAAAAAATTATAATAATGAAATCAAACCTATTCTCACAAAAGATTATCCTACTGCTGCAAAAAGACCAAGTTTGTCAGTATTAGATAAGTCTAAAGTTAAATCCGAATTGAACGTTAATACAATACACTGGTATGATTCTCTAGAAAGGGAATTAAAGGAGTTTTTATGA
- the rfbC gene encoding dTDP-4-dehydrorhamnose 3,5-epimerase, which produces MKIIRTHIEDVIIIEPDIYRDARGFFLESYNKSVFDKLGVEVNFVQDNRSLSTRGVLRGLHFQKGDSAQAKLVSVISGTVLDIAVDIRKGSKTFGQHVSTELNSETKRMMFIPRGFAHGFIVLSESAEFIYKCDNYYNPSSEGGIRFDDPDINLDWRLDKEELIISDKDKKLPYFKEILDKL; this is translated from the coding sequence ATGAAGATAATTAGAACTCATATAGAAGATGTTATTATCATTGAACCGGATATATACAGAGATGCGAGAGGTTTTTTCCTTGAATCCTACAATAAATCCGTCTTTGATAAACTTGGTGTGGAAGTTAATTTTGTACAAGATAATAGAAGTTTATCAACAAGAGGAGTTTTGAGAGGTTTACATTTTCAAAAAGGTGATTCAGCTCAGGCAAAACTGGTCTCTGTGATAAGCGGAACTGTTTTGGATATTGCCGTTGATATAAGAAAAGGATCAAAAACCTTTGGCCAGCATGTTTCAACCGAACTTAATAGTGAAACGAAAAGAATGATGTTCATTCCCAGAGGCTTTGCCCATGGATTTATAGTACTAAGTGAAAGTGCTGAATTTATCTATAAATGTGATAATTATTACAATCCATCATCAGAAGGAGGAATCAGGTTTGATGATCCAGACATAAATCTTGATTGGAGACTTGATAAAGAGGAATTGATAATATCTGATAAAGATAAAAAACTACCCTATTTTAAAGAGATTCTGGACAAGTTATGA
- a CDS encoding ArsC family transcriptional regulator, whose translation MAQIQIFGTKKCNITRKAERFFKERKCNFQFIDLSQKGFSEGELTSIVKSAFDGDASKMIDTKSKEFSKSNLAYIQYDSFELLLEKPLLSVTPIIRKGSKAISGDCPEDWKTFLD comes from the coding sequence ATGGCTCAAATTCAGATATTTGGTACAAAAAAATGCAATATTACAAGAAAAGCTGAGAGATTTTTCAAGGAAAGGAAATGTAATTTCCAATTTATAGATCTATCTCAAAAAGGATTCAGCGAAGGAGAATTAACTTCTATTGTTAAATCCGCCTTTGATGGTGATGCCAGTAAAATGATCGATACGAAGTCAAAGGAATTTTCCAAGAGTAATCTTGCATATATACAGTATGACTCTTTTGAACTGCTATTAGAAAAACCACTATTGTCTGTTACTCCTATAATTAGAAAAGGAAGTAAAGCAATATCTGGTGATTGTCCCGAAGACTGGAAAACATTCTTAGATTAA
- a CDS encoding MoxR family ATPase: MGNLKSIENIKNIKAAISEELSKIIIGQKDIVNDLLIAVLSGGHVLMIGVPGLAKTLMITSLAKVLGLDNKRVQFTPDLMPADIIGTEVIVENRESGDKNFKFIKGPIFTNLLLADEINRTPPKTQSALLQAMQEKEVSVGNTTFKLDEPFFVLATQNPIEQEGTYPLPEAQLDRFMFCLKVSYPSFSEEIDIVKYSSSVKKVDSIIDKDKILEIRSLINEIPVTDNIIEYAVRIVRCSRPDETGTPQSIKEKIRWGAGPRAAQYLILAAKVKAVLSGKLSPDKEDVKSSALQVLRHRILPGFKAEAEGITSDIIINEILEYVK, translated from the coding sequence ATGGGAAATCTGAAGTCTATAGAGAATATTAAAAATATCAAAGCCGCAATTTCTGAGGAATTATCTAAAATAATAATTGGTCAAAAAGATATCGTGAATGATCTACTAATAGCTGTATTATCAGGAGGTCATGTGCTTATGATAGGTGTTCCGGGTCTAGCTAAAACTTTGATGATAACTTCGCTGGCAAAGGTTTTAGGTCTTGATAATAAAAGAGTTCAGTTTACTCCAGATTTGATGCCTGCTGATATTATTGGAACTGAAGTCATCGTTGAAAACAGAGAATCTGGAGATAAAAACTTTAAATTCATAAAAGGTCCAATTTTTACGAATCTTCTTTTGGCAGATGAAATTAACAGAACTCCTCCAAAAACACAATCAGCTCTTTTACAAGCAATGCAAGAAAAAGAAGTTAGTGTTGGAAACACAACTTTTAAATTGGATGAACCATTTTTTGTTTTAGCAACTCAAAATCCAATAGAGCAGGAGGGAACTTATCCACTACCTGAAGCTCAATTGGATAGATTTATGTTTTGCCTGAAAGTTTCTTATCCTTCTTTTTCTGAAGAAATTGACATTGTAAAATACAGTTCTTCCGTTAAAAAGGTTGACTCAATCATTGATAAAGATAAAATATTGGAAATTAGATCTCTTATAAATGAAATTCCTGTTACAGATAACATAATAGAATATGCAGTCCGAATAGTAAGATGTTCGAGACCAGATGAAACTGGAACTCCACAATCTATAAAAGAGAAAATTAGATGGGGAGCGGGTCCCAGAGCTGCTCAATATTTAATACTTGCAGCAAAAGTTAAAGCCGTACTTTCCGGTAAATTGAGTCCTGATAAAGAGGACGTAAAATCTTCGGCATTACAGGTTTTGAGGCACCGTATTCTTCCAGGATTTAAAGCTGAAGCAGAAGGTATAACCTCAGATATAATTATTAATGAAATATTGGAATATGTAAAATAA